One window of Agromyces rhizosphaerae genomic DNA carries:
- a CDS encoding NADPH-dependent F420 reductase, translated as MQHTSPRSAFGRRVVGIIGVGKVGTALARLALAAGYEVLVAGSPRQLALELVVDTVAPGARVTDAAELAHRADLVIVAVPFGKVASVDWGLLDGAVVVDATNYWPPIDGVLADVEADGRSTAEQHADLNPAARVVKSLNHLGYHDMEEDERPAGDPLRRAIAVAGDDAEAKRVVADFVDAIGFDPVDAGPLASGRLLEPGHLVFGRELDRDELRQALASEESARLV; from the coding sequence GTGCAGCACACCTCCCCCCGCTCCGCGTTCGGCCGCCGCGTCGTCGGCATCATCGGCGTCGGCAAGGTCGGCACCGCACTGGCGCGCCTCGCGCTCGCGGCCGGGTACGAGGTGCTGGTCGCCGGGTCGCCCCGCCAGCTCGCGCTCGAGCTCGTCGTCGACACGGTCGCGCCGGGGGCGAGGGTGACGGATGCCGCGGAGCTGGCGCACCGGGCCGACCTCGTGATCGTGGCGGTGCCCTTCGGCAAGGTCGCCTCGGTCGACTGGGGCCTGCTCGACGGGGCGGTCGTGGTCGACGCGACGAACTACTGGCCGCCGATCGACGGCGTGCTCGCCGACGTCGAGGCCGACGGCCGGTCGACCGCGGAGCAGCACGCCGACCTGAACCCGGCCGCCCGCGTGGTCAAGTCGCTGAACCACCTCGGCTACCACGACATGGAGGAGGACGAGCGCCCGGCGGGCGACCCGCTGCGGCGCGCGATCGCGGTCGCGGGCGACGACGCGGAGGCGAAGCGCGTGGTCGCCGACTTCGTCGACGCGATCGGCTTCGACCCGGTCGACGCCGGCCCGCTGGCATCCGGTCGCCTGCTCGAGCCCGGCCACCTCGTCTTCGGCCGCGAGCTCGACCGCGACGAACTGCGTCAGGCCCTCGCGTCGGAGGAGTCCGCGCGGCTGGTCTAG